A window from Aliidongia dinghuensis encodes these proteins:
- a CDS encoding ribulose-bisphosphate carboxylase large subunit family protein: MTDERVEADYLMETAYDPRAAAEAIAGEQSSGTFVPVPGETPELKARAAARVEAMQILETAEAPALPGAGRPVAGAVIQRALLTLSWPLANFGPSLPNLMATIAGNLFELRQLSGLKLLDVRLPPGFTAAYPGPRFGVAGTRRLAGVEGRPLIGTIIKPSVGLGPEETADLVRVLAEADIDFIKDDELQADGPACPFEARVRAVMRVVNDVADRRGRKVMVAFNLTGEVDEMRRRHDLVLACGGTCVMASVNSVGLAGMIALGRHSQLPLHAHRNGWGYLSRHPLLGFTFTAWHKFWRLAGADHIHVNGLANKFSEDDASVIASARACLAPLTAERPAPIMPVFSSGQTARQAPDTFRALGSVDLIFAAGGGIMAHPHGPAAGVASLREAWEAAVEGVPLADYAASHPALAAALGA; the protein is encoded by the coding sequence CGGCCGAGGCGATCGCCGGCGAGCAGTCTTCCGGCACTTTCGTCCCCGTGCCGGGCGAAACGCCTGAGCTCAAGGCACGGGCGGCGGCACGGGTCGAGGCCATGCAGATCCTGGAGACCGCCGAGGCACCCGCCCTGCCCGGTGCCGGCCGGCCGGTCGCCGGTGCGGTCATCCAGCGCGCGCTCCTGACCCTGTCCTGGCCGCTCGCGAATTTCGGGCCGTCGCTGCCCAACCTCATGGCGACGATCGCCGGCAACCTGTTCGAGCTCCGGCAATTGTCCGGCCTCAAGCTCTTGGACGTGCGCCTGCCGCCCGGCTTCACCGCCGCCTACCCCGGCCCGCGCTTCGGCGTCGCCGGCACCCGGCGCCTGGCCGGCGTCGAGGGCCGGCCGCTGATCGGCACCATCATCAAGCCGAGCGTCGGTCTTGGACCGGAGGAGACGGCAGACCTGGTGCGTGTGCTGGCCGAGGCCGACATCGATTTCATCAAGGACGACGAACTGCAGGCCGACGGCCCGGCCTGCCCGTTCGAGGCGCGGGTGCGCGCGGTCATGCGCGTCGTCAATGACGTGGCCGACCGCCGGGGCCGCAAGGTCATGGTCGCGTTCAACCTCACGGGCGAGGTGGACGAGATGCGGCGGCGCCACGATCTGGTGCTCGCCTGCGGTGGCACCTGCGTCATGGCCAGCGTCAATTCGGTCGGGCTTGCCGGCATGATCGCGCTCGGGCGCCACAGCCAGCTGCCCTTGCACGCGCACCGCAACGGCTGGGGCTATCTTTCACGCCACCCGCTCTTGGGCTTTACGTTCACCGCCTGGCACAAGTTCTGGCGCCTGGCCGGGGCGGACCATATCCATGTGAACGGCCTCGCCAACAAGTTTTCCGAGGACGACGCGTCCGTCATCGCCTCGGCACGCGCGTGCCTCGCACCGCTCACCGCCGAACGGCCGGCACCGATCATGCCCGTCTTCTCGTCCGGCCAGACGGCACGGCAAGCGCCGGACACGTTCCGGGCGCTGGGATCGGTCGACCTGATCTTCGCCGCCGGCGGCGGCATCATGGCCCATCCGCATGGGCCGGCGGCCGGCGTCGCGAGCCTGCGCGAAGCCTGGGAAGCCGCGGTCGAGGGCGTCC